The genomic region NNNNNNNNNNNNNNNNNNNNNNNNNNNNNNNNNNNNNNNNNNNNNNNNNNNNNNNNNNCGCTCCTCCGGCCCACGCCGCCGTCGTGGCCGTGGCCGGCTGGCGAGCTGGCGTGCGCACGCGAGGAGGCTGGCGGGTGGGCGCGCGCATGCATGGGATGTTCGGCGCGCTGGAGCTCACGCCCCAAATATACGGCTTCGGGTCCAGTTTCTTTGTGCGCGCTGAACACTTTTTACGGCGTGCTTTATTATACAGCGTCCGCTGAAGTGTTACTTCTAGCTCCGCGCGCACTAAACTTGCGATTTTTTAGGCGCGAGGCTGATAGTAGGCgcgtgttggagatgctctaagctagAAAATCGTCCAAGCACAAAAAACGACCGGCCGGAAGCCCGGAACCAACCAGGCCCTTCCCTCCGCCGCACCGCATCCAAATCGAATCGAGGCCAGACCGCACCGCACCAGCGAGGCAGGGCAAGGCAAACACAACCCTCCCCTCCTCCGCCTTTCTCTCCCCCATTCGCGTCGCGTCTCCACCCCAcccggcctcccctctcctcctccacctcccccgTGTCGCGAGAAACCCTCGTCCCATCCTCTCCTCCCTCGTCCCTCCTCCCATGGCGGAGTCGCCCGAGAACGCCGCCGCGGCGCCCGCGCCACCCGCCGCTCCCGCCCCGGCCCCGGCGCCGGCAACCAAGCCGTCCCCGCCCACCAGGTCCGGGATCCCGCCGCGGTACGACCTCGACGCCAAGTGGGACGCCTGCCTCGACCTCTCCATCCGCCGCGTCGCCTACTCCTCCCTCGCCGGCGCCTTCGGCGGCCTCATCCTCTTCCGTAAGCTCCCCACCTCTCCCTTCCCCTCGCTGCATCGCGAGATCTGTTCGCCGCGTGCCACGATTGCCCGTGTTTATCTGTTGATCTAGGGTTGCGCGAAAATAATGCTCGTGCTCCATCTCGATTGGCCTAATCTGATGCGGGATTCCCTAGCTACCTAGGTAGGGCGCGCTCCTCCGGCCGGAAACATTTGGGGACGGGACTAATGCGCATCACCTGCTTTAGGGCGCTATAGATTGATTGATTTCTCTGCGATTGGAGCGCCAAATTTGACCAGAGTTGAATTTCTCTAGTCAGATTTGCGTCAAAGGCTGTGAGATTCCGATGAGCATAAGCGAAGATGTGCTTATGTTTCGTTTGCTGTATGTTTGTATTCTGTAGTGTAGAGGGCAGAGTCTGATTTCAATCGATTCGTCAATCAGTGTAGGAAGAGCAAGACGTCCTTGAATTGCTGGCTAGGCTATGTGATGGTTTTGATTGGTAGCCAGGGAAGCTGTTTGTGATTTTAGTTGCTGTGAGCGATGCTTTCCTTGTGGAGCTATTATCATTTCCCTGTGGCTGGTAATTTAGAGAAATAATGGTCTAACTGGGATTCTGGTCTGTGGAAGACTTGAATACTGAATGGCCCTTCAAAATTACAGCGTGTTTCCTGTTAGTGCCCAATCATATTCTGTCCTAGGCAATTATACCACTTAGGCCATAGATCTGCACGATGCTCATTTTTAGACtaaaatgtaagatgttttttataTGATCGATGGTGAGCTGCCGGACCTACTGATTCCTGAGTTTGGTCTTGATGCTGTTCATTCCAAGTGTTAAGCAGGAATTGATAGGGCTGTGGTATGGTTTTTATTGATCTTTGCTAGTGTGAATTTGTGAAATGTTGGTTTTGTTTAAATCATCATCAAACTCGCTACCTTAGTTCTGTTCTAGCAGTGACGCAAACTGCTTACACCATATAGGCTGCAGTATGCAGAGTCCTAAGTCAGTTTCATTCTTGAGCTTTAGGGGCTTGCCCATTGATGTCTATGTGATGCTTGTTATCAGCTAATCTCAAACTGTTTCCCTGTATCCTATTCTGCTGAATAACTTGGAGTCCTTTTATTTGTATCCAGAATGAGTTTGATTTCAAAAGTTCTATAACAATGCAACTTGTTACTGTGTATCTGATGCTGGCTAGGGAACTATTGAAAAAGTTCTTTGGCTATGTGAATTGTCTGTTTTCCACCTGATAATCCATAATTATGAGTTCGCCTAGCAAGTATTCATGCATTTTTCTTGAATGTTCTCAAATTTGATAATCTTATTTACTTGTAAATTATTCAGAGTTGGCACATGCCGAAAgaaatactccctctattccaaaatatagtgcgcccgcgtttcccgaggtccaactttgaccataactttaaccaacgagaccaactgcggcgggagaaaaaaataatataattgaaaacttctttcgaatacgaattcactgatataatttttgctcccgccgcaatcggtcttggtagttaaatttacggtcaaagttgaagcacgtggatagaggaagcactacattgtggaatggagggagtactttgagAAGAACTCAAATTTACACTTCGTGAAGTAACCGTCACTAAATCTATGGTCTAATGCATGTTTGACTTATACAGGTAGCCCAACAACCCGCTGGGCATCAGTTGCCCTTGGAGCTGGCGTGGGGATAGGGGCTGCGTTCACTGAATGCTCATACATATTCAATGGTTCTCCTCCAAAGTGGTCGGCCAAAGCTTCGACTGTTCCTGCTCATTCTGAAGTAACTGCTTTCTCACTTTGTCCATATCGTACTGTTAGTTTGTTGGTTAAAATTTATGGTCAGTATGTCTATATGGTTGATACCAAATTGCCAAATATGCTGTTCATTTTTTTTCTCGTTGTAAATATATCATCATTATGATAGTTTATGCTAGGGTTACCAGATCAATATGTTTTTGAAACATAGTGGATAGTCTGCCAAGTACATACATCTTCTTGTTTATGGCTTCAACACTTTGCTACTAAACTTAAGGCACATAGCAGGTTCATATGTTGAAAACATTGTAGGAAGGATGTATATTCTAATATAAATCAATTAGTTAGTGTATATTAAGTGGACGTCACTTATTTATGGACAGTTTTCCTAACCTTCCAACTGTTGGCAATTGCAAACATATTTTCATGCCAGCACTGATTTAAACATAAGCTCCAAGTGCAGTCTGGTTGAGAGTAATGTATCAACTTCCATGCTTGTCTGGTCTATTAGCTTTTGCTGAGTCGGTGCTTGCATTTCTTTTCTATCAATAAACTTATCAAAAACTCGTTGAGATGCTCCTATGTTCTCTTGTTTATGGGTTAGTTTATTTTCATCTGCACATGGGTAAGAAAGGTTATTGCTATCCTTATGTGGCACCACTGCTTTTCAATATAGCTGTTAATGGTTCTCATGATGTTTGGATATTGCTGTAGTGGATTGATCTGTTCCTTGTGAAATGAAACAGTACATGCCTATATTGATGTTGGTCTCTCCTTTTTTTCACCAGGGGGGAGACAATTAAAACACTGTCGGGCGGGATGAGTAGCCCAATCTTGGCGGAGTTTTGGAGTGCTTGCTGATTGAACCTAGCTGTTTCGTGTCTGATGATATCGCCACTCGTCATAGTATGTCCTGAAAGTTAGCATGTGCCCCCTCTCGTGAATTTTCTTCACACATTACGCGGAAACCATTACTGACTGAGGTCTGATGATATGACCCTATGGCTCCGTAAGTTCGGTCTGTCCTGAGGTTTTATGTCTGGCAATAAATTTTTGGTCATGTGAACTTGTTGTGTAATGCTCTGGCGCTGTTACTGTACGTTATACTAGTTGCCATCTTGGTGGTTTGATTGTACCAACGCCTGTTTGATTTGAGTAGGTCGATTTGGGTTGGCCTTTTGCTTGCACGCCTGCCTTTTTAGAAAAGGTGGACAATGTCTTCCAAATTTCCCATGGATAGGTCGGCAGGCTGGACACTGGTGTTGCTTGTCCGCGCATAATTTCCTAGGACTTTTTGGCAGCGAATTCCTATGACAACGAAACGAAAACATGCGATGTTATACGTGTGCTTTGTGCTTTAATATACAGTCTGGTGAAAGGAAAGTGGTACGGCAGTACAGAGGCGCAGGCGCACGATCTACATGGCTGGCGATGTGGACGGTTCTTTCAACCTGGCGTGATTTTCGTGAGAGAACCAAATTCaagttggtgaagatgatgatttAGGCTGGCACGGTATTGGGGTCGTTTGCTGGATTTCCTTGATTTGATCGCTACTTAACAGGCGTGTGCTCAAAGGATACACACAGGGTTTTGCAAGCAAAAAGGGGAATTCATTGTCACTTTTTCCTATCGTGTAAAAAAAGTCTTTACACGAGAGCAATAGAGGTTGGGGTACACTTGATACGGATTTCTTGCAGTGAATTCTAATGTCAGGTTGGGTTAATTCCCACATGAAAGATGAAACGGATGGTGGGAGGACGAAAGCACGCGACAATGTACATGTGCTCCGTGTTTTATTTAGTACACTCTGATGAAAGCAAAGTGCGTACACTACAGCCAGATCAACATGGCAGGCGATGTCGACGCTTCATTCGCCGCCCCGACGAGCCACCCATGGCAGCATCGATCGGCCACCTTCCAAGCAGCCGCATCCGCACCCCACCCACCGGCGACTGCACCAACCTCTTCATCATTCAGTTCAGCAAGCCATTATTTTCTCTGTTTCTTGGACACCGCGCATCCATGGAGAAATGTGCTTCCATGAGTAGATTGAAAGTGAAGAATGGTCTGACGGAAACAAAATCTAGGCTGGATGCAGGACGGCGTGATGCACACCCACGACGAGCAGACCAGAAAGTTCTTCAGGCACTCGGGCGTCCACTGCGTGTTGGTTCCTCGCTACGGCAGCAACAAGCTCAGCATCTTCAAGCAGCACGTGAGTGAGGATCTCTATCTAATGTGCTGCTAAAATCAAATTGATTTGCTACTGGATTCACAATGATTCATATACAAGTAATTGACTTGCCTGTGATTTTCTCTCCAGGTTGTGGGGACTCTGTTTACGCACCATCAGAAATGCGTGATTGTCGATTCGCAGGCCGCAAGATCACCGCATTTCTCGGCGGTCTGGACCTGTGTGATGGCAGATATGATACGCCTGAGCATAGGCTTTTCAAAGACCTTGACACTGTTTTTCATCAGGATTTTCATAATCCTACCTTCCCTGTAACTTCCTCTTCCCCTGGTTCATATTTCTTACTTCTGGTCCTTATCCAAAAAACAACGGTGAATTTGTTTCGACAGTGTGAACTGATATTCTCTCTTAAAACCTCGGAGCATCTATTTTTTTCTTATGATTTGCAGGTTCATTCTTATGGACCAAGGCAGCCATGGCATGATTTGCACTGCAAAATCGAGGGTCCTGCCGCCTATGACATACTGACAAACTTCCAACAACGATGGCGGAAAGCCACGAAATGGAGGGTCAACCTTAAAAAGGTTGTCATTTGGCATTACGACACATTGATCAAGATTAAACGGATGCCCTGGATTGTTTCACCTTCTACCGATGAGGCGGATGCGCGTGTTTGTCACGAACAGGACACGGAAAACTGGCATGTACAGGTATATATGACTATAACTTTTATTATCCAAATACACAAACAAACTTATAGAAATGTCAGAGATGGTATCTTTTCTTACTTACTTTGGTGTTCTAGGTTTTCAGGTCAATTGACTCAGGATCTGTCAAGGGGTTTCCTAAACTTGTCCAAGAGGCACAGTCACAGGTCAGGTTAAAAAACGAATCCTTTCCATGCACAATGATATACCATGAAAAATGTGTCCATTTACACACCTTTTTCGATAACCTCGTATGTTTTCCCATTTCTTCTTCAGAATCTAGTTTGTGCCAAGAATCTAAAAATTGACAGGAGCATACACAGTGCATACGTGAAAGCCATCAGGTCTGCACAACACTTCATATACATCGAGAACCAGTACTTCATTGGGTCTTCATTCTGCTGGCATTCACACCAAAATACAGGTACACAAATAAATTAAAATCACAACCCGTTCTTGATTTGATCGCAACGATGCTAAATTACTCATTTCCCCCTTCAGTTTTGAACTTAATGCTTCACTGTCTGTGTTATTAATCTTCTTACGATTGTAATGTTTAGGTGCAGACAATTTAATACCCGTCGAGCTGGCCTTGAAGATTGCGAGCAAGATCAAAGCGAAGCAGCGATTTGCGGTCTACATTGTTATCCCAATGTGGCCTGAAGGCATCCCAACCACAGCAGCAGTGCAGCAAATCCTCTTTTGGCAGGTTTGCTCCCAACCAAAGCCTATAGGTATCCTTTTTTTTTTTCGAGCATCATCTGTAGGTATTCTTGTGACGATTAACTCACAAAACCGACAAAATCATGGACCGAAAGCAAGAGAACATATCCCTGCGATTCCTCAGAAGAAAAAAGAGAACATCTCATTGCATACCATGTGGCAAATGTTTGAAAACACCAAGATTTATAGTCGAAGTTTCATCTAGTTTTTTGGATGGAGAATTTTCAACATTTGAAAATAAGAattatgtattaatctactcacaATATTTTATTATATTGAAGTCAATTCATTAAAATGAGACACTAGCACACCATCAGATTCTAATATGGTAGGCATGACTCTGTTTAACCACTACAAGAATTATGAAACAAAGGGAGTAATTACTACTCCTATTAAAGTACATTAAAAATAATAAAGAGATGTAACCGATTCGTCTCAGTGGTCCTATATAAGGTGTGAGAGTACATAATACAAGGAGTATAGAATCATTTCCTTATAtacgaatgatgatgataatgatgattttTTGAAGGGGCAAACCATGTCTATGATGTACAAGATCATAGCGGACGCTCTCGAGAGCCAGGGTCTCCTCGACTCCCATCCTCAAGACTATCTGAACTTCTACTGCCTCGGGAGGCGTGAGCTCGCCGCCTCTCCGGAGGAGAGCTTATGCAACGACAACTCTGCTCTGGTACTGCACATCATCCATCCACCCTCCTCTCTGATTCCATTAATCACATGCATGGTGAATGTTGTATTGGAATTGGGTGACAATTGAGGACATGGTTGTTGGTGCAAACTCACAGGGCATGGCGCAGAAGCACCGGAGGTTCATGATCTACGTGCACTCCAAAGGGATGGTGGTGGACGACGAGTACGTGGTGATCGGGTCGGCCAACATCAACCAGAGGTCCATGGAAGGGTCCAGGGACACGGAGATCGCCATGGGCGCGTACCAGCCGCACCACACCTCGGCCGGAGACCACGGCGCTCCTCCTCGCGGACAGGTGTACGGGTACAGGATGTCGCTGTGGGCGGAGCACCTGGGCGGCAGGGCGGAGGAGTGGTTCCGGCGGCCGGAGTCGGAGGAGTGCGTGCGGCGGGTgaacgcggcggcggaggagaactGGCGGGCGTACGTGTCGCCGGACGAGACGACGAGGGGGCACCTGATGCGGTACCCCGTGAAGGTGGACAGGGACGGCGGCGTTGGGCCGCTGCCGGGCCACGAGTGCTTCCCGGACGTCGGCGGCAAGGTCCTCGGCGGGCAGTCATCGCTGCCCGATGCTCTCACCACGTAATTAAGCTAACCGATTGTCAGGATCCAAACAACACTAACGAGACAGCACTcactcaaaagaaaaaaagaaaagaaaaactgtaataacatagtactccctccgttccaaattacttgtcgcagaaatggatgtatctaaaactggaatacatctagatacatccatatctgcgacaagtaattcgaaacggagggagtagatggctATTTTTTGGGGTGAAATTTTGTGGTTTGCTTATTTTTGTTACTACTACATGATGCCCGCCGCGTACTTGCGTTACTAGGGGATTGGTTGCAATATGTTTTAATGAGATTTAATTGTTTGAAACATGAGTATTTGGATAAATAAATATTTGGATGAGTAACACGAGAACTAAAAGAAATATTTTGAGTACATAATTTATTGGATCTATTAATTATTGAGATGGTCCCATGTATCTTTTATGTCATGGTGGGTATTTTTCATGCATATGCTGAGATGCCGTGTGTGCATGTTAGAGAAATTTACACAAACCACCAGTTTTTGTGGTCGAATTTGTTCAAAATACAACTGTTGTTGTTGCATAAAGCATCACATATTGGTGCAATCCTTTGCAGTTGGCCAAAATCCAGCATGGCCTACCCTGCAATCCGCTGTTGTTCATGGAGAACACATGCAATAGCCGCCCTACTTGCCCTATGGGGAACTTCGCCCCGTGTTGTTgattgaatttggccgttgtttcATGTTTGATGCGGCCACATGTTACAGTATCATCTAGCGACAAAATTCTGTGCTATACCAAAACAGCGTCGGTCCTAAAATCTGCTATTAGCAAGATATTGTACAATAATTCATATAATGAGCATTCTCAGCACGCTATTGTGTGCTATTAGCGATGCTGTAGCGTCCTATTTTTTCCCGTGATATTACCCTGAAGCTAGCATGTGCTCCTCTCGTGATATTCTTACCTATGGCTGCACATTGCACTCTGCAGGAAATGGCGTCCCCCTTCCAACAAAAAAGATGGCGTTTACGGGTTTTTAGTGGAAATGGCGGGCCTTTAGGGCTTAATTTTCTGCCCTGTGCAGCCCAATTGGAGCTACGATGGACCCAGCTGGGCTTCCTCACCCGAGCCTGGGCCGGAATTAACAAGGCCTGGGCTTTTTACACCCGTGCGCGCCCATCTCCAGCATAGGGCCCGGATGTGAAGATCGTATCTATCCATCGTTCACGTACTTCAAACAGCGGTATCTCTCCGGTCGGGAGTCCTCCGCCTTCCTTCCACCAGACCCAGGCCTTTCTTGTTCCACAATCCACTCCGGATTCCATCCGCCGCACCACCGCAGAGTAGAGGATCTCTTCCGACATAGTACGATCGAGGGAACCAGACCTAGAACCTATCAAGGCCAAGGATATGGAGGAAGCTATGGCGTCTCTAACAAAGGCGACCAGAGGTTTCTTGGTTAAACGACATAGAGAATTTCCAATCTCATGTTTGCACCTTAAGCTCTACTTTATCAACACTTTCTTGTGCGAAGTCGGCCTACTCGTAGGCGACGCAATCGACATCGGTCTATTGAAAGACTTAGATCTCGCCATTCTTGATGAGACATATAATTCGGAATGCAGTAAAGAGTATATGTTGCAGCGAGCACAGGAAATATATGTTCTTTTCACTGCCTACCCTAGTGTGCTCTGCTGCCTCACAAAGCTCTCTCTACAAAATGTAGCCTTTGACAAATTGGACATGCACCATATCATGTTTGATTGCTGCAAGCAACTGAAGCACCTAAGCCTCACTCAGTGTGATATTGGTGATACATCTCCCTTTAAGATTGATGCACCAAACTCAAAACTATGTGTTCTAGAGCTCACCGAGTGTGGCTTTGTGAAACTTGAGGTAGCATGCCTTCCGAAATTGGAGAAGTGCAATTTAGATACTTGGTTTTTTaactactagcacatatgcccgtgcgttgcaacgggtggaTTTGAACTATGTTTAGAAAATTAGAACTATGTTGAACCACTCATTCTTCGTTATGGAGTACGTAAATGCTAGCTGTAATGAATCCAAATTGCTTGGATGACGAACTGGAACGTAGGAGAAGAGTCTCTAATGTCAAAAAGGATTCATCAACATGGTTCTTCGAGAAGCGACTCATGGGACATGATAGCTCTTGCCGGAGGACGACAATGTGATGTTCCTCCACCACTACGTTGACAACTCACCCGGTGGCAAGCCAAACTCTTCATAGGTAGCAAGTCCGCTTGCTAATTTTACGGGCACTGCCGTCGTAGCTGAACGAGACCATATGAAGGAGGGGTTTGGACATGGGCACACGAAGAGGGGTTAATATTACAGTAGGTGCAATTGCAGAAACAATTTAATCCATGCATATAAGATTTATGAACCCGGAAGATATTTACTACACCAAAAACATTGCATTGTTTGAAAATAGTTTGTACGCCTAAAGAAATGGCACTTTCGCTTTGAGACCTAAGGAAGACACATCTCCGTTGTCTGGCCGCTTGAGTATGCAGCCAGCCCACCCTTGTTCGAACCTCGGGTCTAGCGCATGGTGCTCATGGAGTTTTCTTCTATTAAAAAAAGCCAACATGAGGACACCCAATTAAAATTACAGCAAATGTTTAATCCCACAAGTTAGGGCACGTCCTCATCTGGGACCTTCATACAGCTACACCACATGCAGGCTTCTACCATTTAATTACTTTACATCTACACATGATATGCATCTAGCCTAATTTATGGGTGTATTTGTCAAGTTAACAAATCATAGACTTGTCTTTGTAATGGAATCAATTTTTTCGACTGGAGCAAAGAAACAAATTATGTGTCAACAGGAAGCAGACTTATAAGTTTAGATTGAAGCAAATTTCAATTGCAGCATAAGTAAAATGTGTTTCCAACAGATGAAAATCCGGTAGTTACTTGGTGAGTGAACCCACGTAATTAGCGGTTTCTATTTTGGAAGCGTGAGGTGGGTGGGAAGCAGCACCCCCTATACGgctaagggggtgtttgtttccagggccTTTTTtttgtagggactagaaaaagtccatTTTAGAGACTTTTTtatcaaacgggagggactttttagggactaaactaggcatttgggactaaatgaagaagactctcaagaagggtcttttttgagactttttgggacttttccaacaatgcccctccatgcatccattgacccgccaccccatggtgttgtttgattgttattattctatatactaggggcaacatggtggGCCTAAAGCTAAATCTAATCATCCCTGACTGCACTACTATAATAGCCTCTTTATTAACTCCCACAGATTATTCCAATTAAATTTAATACCCATGCATGGCCACAAGTTATACGCCCATAATTCCCGGTTTAATGTCATGCTCATGCACCTCGAGGCCTTCTCTGTTTTCACTTTTTGTTCGTTGATTCCTGAGCTCGCTTATTGCCAGGTAACTCGAGACCGTATTTAAATTGGTAGAAATTGTTGTAAATAGCCCAGGTGGGACTATTAAACTGTGGAAACTTATGATGAAAAAGAAACTGTGAAAAGTTGTGCGTTCGCTGTTCAGGATACTTTTACGGAAAGCTCTCTATTGTAATCACATGCAGGTGCTTAGCCCAGTTGGTGCCTGCAGTTTCAGCTGTAGATGAGATTGTGAGTTCAATTCCTCATTTAGCTGCAGGAACCAATTCCTCAGAAGGCTTGCCTGCCTCATGGCCCATAAGTGGGCTGGAACCAATGCTTCGCTGAAGCAATTTCACGGGCCCAGGCGCAAAATTAGCACCCCCGGGAAGCCCAGCCATGTTGAGACTTCTGGCCCAGCTGACCTATGAAACGATTTTTAATGGGTTGCGTGGATTTTCTTATAAATAGTACCATCTTGTTTATATATCTTAAATACAAAATCATCTAAGCGGGACGAAACtaagaatatcaccttgctttaatagtaggtatagatatagatatgccATTGGCCTTTGGTTTTGCCCCGTCTCTTGGAGAATTAGAACTCGCATATGGTGCAATATGCTCTAAAGATCAATTTAAATTAAGTGAGCTTATACATGGAACCACAGGCGTACATACTCTCACACTGGATTTCGAAGGAGAAAATGTAAGTTGTAGTTTATTTTTGCGAAGTGGTCATATTTTTGTTTGCATTCATTAGTTATCACAGCTATCAAAGTTCATAGCTAGATGTGTTTATTCATGATATTGATTAAGCATAGCTTAAATATGTTTGATACCTTCATTTTTGTGCTTGGAAATTATCCACTCTTGATTGACCAGCTTTGGATGCAACCTGAAATGAAGCAACTATGCACAGCTTTCAACAAGCTAAGGAAGTTGTTTGTGCGTGGTATTTTTGTTGAATTTGACATTTTATGGACGATGGCCTTTCTTGCAGCGGCACCATCTATTGAGATATTACATATTGAGGTAACGTAGTTGTAAATTATGTTGCCTTTTGTTTGGTTCTCCACATATAGAGGCTTCTATTCTTGACAAATTTAGGTGAAAGCTGTTAAACATTATCCAACTACATGTGTATCCATTTTTCATCCAAATATGGGAACATGTATGCGATATGGATGAAGTGAGTGAGGATTGCAGACGACGGAACAACTTTGAAAGAAGGACTCCTCAGTGGGAGATGGACTTCGACCACACCAAGAATTGGATT from Triticum aestivum cultivar Chinese Spring chromosome 4A, IWGSC CS RefSeq v2.1, whole genome shotgun sequence harbors:
- the LOC123087711 gene encoding uncharacterized protein → MAESPENAAAAPAPPAAPAPAPAPATKPSPPTRSGIPPRYDLDAKWDACLDLSIRRVAYSSLAGAFGGLILFRSPTTRWASVALGAGVGIGAAFTECSYIFNGSPPKWSAKASTVPAHSEGGDN